The Bactrocera dorsalis isolate Fly_Bdor chromosome 3, ASM2337382v1, whole genome shotgun sequence genomic interval aaaggataaattgaattaaaaaaaattaaaacttttgcaAATTTGCCGCGAAAATAGGCAAGAAAGACCACAGTTTCTGACGGTTAGGGCAAATCAAATCCATTGCTATCTTTCACATGAAGCTATATTAGATGAGTAACATCTTTtatttattgacgtagacactgCTTTCGCGGTTATAACTGAGTTTACAgcaacgcgccagtcgttctttcttttcgctatttagctccaattggaaattctttacctggtctttctaacggagtgaAGGTTTTCCTTTTCCACGGCAGATACTGTGTCgagtactctcagagctggaatgttttagTCCATACGGCGACATGGCCATCAAAGCCGCTGTCTCTTCATTcactaaactatgtcaatgtcgtcgtacatgTATCTCgtaaagctcatcgttccattgactgcggtattcgccgatGCCAATGAGCAAAGGATCACAAATcctccgcagaacctttctctcgaaaattcgttgtcatcgtctatgcctctgTACCATAATGCAGAACGGGAATAGtgaatgacttatagagtttgatctttgttcgtcgagaaaggactttacttctcaattacctactcaatccgaagtagctgctgttggcaagagttattctgcgttggatttcgtggctgacgttgttggtgttaatactgattccaaaaagacgaaattatctacgatttggactgtcaacagtgacgtgggagtcaTGTCACGACGAGTGTTTATTTGATGacgggagatatttcgtcttgcccttgttcactaccagacccatttgtttcgtATCTTTGTCCAACCttgaaaaagcagaactaacggcgcggttgttataATCACtaatatcgatgtcatcggcgtacacCAGCGGTTGCACACTTGTCGAAGATTGTATTATTAGTTTTGCAGAGATACTAAATTCTGACATAGCGGCAAAAAGGCAGCTCCTTGGTTGGgatcttttccaacatttggtgcatggtgaatatctgatcagttgttgattagCCATATCTGAAGccgcactgataaggttcaatcagtgtGTTGACGGTTGGTTTTAATCTTCACACAACACGattgatagaaccttatatgcgatgttgaggaggtagttggtgcagattatGGATTCAGTATTCCTTAGCTTTTAAAAAGTCAGCAATGTAATTAACTGCCGTGATATCGGCGAAACCCCAATTAATGTTCAGGAATCTCCTTAttcttttctaatatttatttcctatttttggaatattttggaGAATAGAGACAACAAACTAATTTATCTATATGAAGTGATTTCGTTCTCAACTTTATCTGGTTTCGGTACTATCACAACTTCAGCACACTTCCACTgagtttaagaaattatttagtcTTATTATAGAATTATAGATATAGATAGATAAGTGTAAGAgacatatttagtttttttttagataagcATCTAGCTACGTTGGCTTCAACTTTGTCATATCCTGGAGATTTAATTACTTCACGTATTTCCGCGGGCAAAATATGTTTCATTGGTAAATACATTTGGCAtggtacttaaaaaaaaattctaatatttcCGCATCATTGTTGTTACCACTACAAAAAAGTAGTGAACGTTTCTTCGAGCTATTTACTGGAGCTCTTGGTATCAACTAGTCGTTAACCAGATTAACTGGGTAAGgaattattcgaataataattttcgacTATCCGGTTAACCATTCGTTGTCGACTATTCGAATAATAAGCGTTCAacttctacaatttttttctaagtatatattataagtttATAGAAACTTTGCAGTATATACGTGCACAATTAgcatttcacaaatttaaaagcaaaatttaatatttgattgATTTGATATTTGAATAATAGGTTTTCAGGTTATTCGATTAATTTAAAGAGTCCTACTATTTACCATAAGCATTTGCTTTACTTTTGCCTGTTCTACAACAAACGTTAATAGAGTCTTTAATAGGTACATTTCTCTTTTTAGGCCGATATATTGAAGTATTCCGTATGTTACGGTCTtcattatttctataatttaaacAGTTTTGGCATTTGGGTTTCTACTGATTTGCCACATTTTTCTTACATGTTTTTTACACTGAATTAATGCTCTAATCTCTGCCGGCAAATTCAGCCAGCTGAAGTTTTAAGAGACATGTCGAGTACTATATTTTGCGACATCCACCAATGTCACTATTGTTGAAAGCAGAATATTTTCGTTAAACAAAATTGATATCCTGACTGAGCGCAGTGTGGTAAATTTCaagtgagtaaaaattgagatatcttgctGAAGCTTGGTATGCGCGCTCCTTATTAAAAAAGTATGAGTTCGTAGATGGCCATAATTGGACCATtgccacgcctacaaaacgCCACTAACCGAGAACCTATAAAGTGCCTTAACTAATCACTAAATTTAGATATGAAACTCTAAATTAGCACATTGGATCGAAGTAATAAGTGCACTTGGGCACGAAAAAGTGGTCGTTGCCGCGCCGTCTAATAAACCACTAGCGCAAATGTTGTATTATAAGAACTCTtaccgatagtgtgaaaatggatgtaATCGAAAGTAACTCCGCTCACACTCCATATAactattaaaaactactaaaagcttaataaatcaataactaaatacgtcagcgacattaaattttagtttcgagatggtatgagagggctttataggagccggtgtgaaaattgaacgATGGGCATTGCATCGCccaatttttggtaaaattgcaTAGCTCGGAAAGCACGAAAATAggcgaaatcggacaataaccacacctacttcccaCATTTTAAAtcccatttgattctttcactatccagtacacaaatcaaggaGTAGTTAATCTACAATTTGccactaataattcctttaaaccAAAAGTTGCTCTAATCCAACCAAAATACTTAATACTTCATTGAGCCCCCATATGCctgatataaagatttttgaacttccgggTAGGTTTATACTGCATATATTAGCCAATATTTTAGTTATCTCAACGAAAATtacagagcgtgttttactcatatctttgtacctaaaatgaataaaattggtCGAAAACTTGACcaagcccccatataactaatatcaggattttcgaacatccgcctgactttacttcatttgattggtgattgtatgtgccATCTTAATGAAACACAtgtaacattttttagtatgtagatagatagataaataattgaggaatccaccgcgaccttaggtctattgtgccctctacTAACACACAGGGACTCACTTAGCCCCAACATATTGATAAAGTCTAATATCCTGCtgggtgctagtgaggcgatgtgatccctatccggaaacatggatTCCAGGGCCTTCgacctgcgtctgcagactgcgatgcagtcgattagcaggtgctccagggtttcaggctccctgtcgcaaaaccggcagttAGCGCAAGAGGCTATTCCATGTTAAATAAgtgccttttcaacttgcagtggccggtgtagaatgcgaccagAAGCCTGAGTTTATCCCTTGGGaggttagttattgatttaaacCTGTTCTGGTTGTACCCCCCAATTAGCAATTTGACATGTCGCATACCATGCACCCGTTGCCAATGCCTTTCCCTGCCCACTCTTTCTATACCTctatgaccaggcacccagagtAGGTGCACCTGGTTCCTTTCAGCTAGgctgttcagccgttctctacactcctacactagtagcgatttgatctcgtacgaggagatcgcttttagtgccgcttggctatcgctgagtatgATTATTcgctcattgcgatagttgcgatggaggtttatctctatacaccgacttatggcCAAGACTTCGGTCTGAAAGATGCTCGGAAAGCTACCCATCGGTATGGTGAGCTTGGTGCGTGGACCTGCGATCCCTGCACCAATTccttccgacgttttcgagccgtcggtgtaccacttcaGTGTGCTATCCCTCAGCATTAGCTCAAGAGTGGAGTCGTTCCACTCATTCCTGCTGCCGAGGGTAACCTTTAATTTCTTCGTGAAGTTGATTGTTTTGGTAATCCTGTCCTTCGGGAGGAGGGCAATTGGAATATTGACATTTATCATCTCCATCCTCTGGGACAAGATTATCTGGCCTTTACCACATCCCACTaccgttatttgcagaagtgaGCGCTTGGCTACTTGACCGATCACTATGTGAAGCGGTGTAGGTTCCAGCAGGACCTCCAGCGCTGTCGTTGGGCAGGTTCGCATAGCGCCCGTCATGCAGACACATGCTAGCCGCTGAAGCTTCGATAATTGGGTTCTCACCGAAGCCTGCGACGCTATagaggcccaggacaccgccCCGTATGTGACTATCGGTcgcatggtgtacaaccacctaacgatccttggcttgcagccccaggattttcccgccagccgattgcacaccattaatGCCTTTGCTGCCTTGACTAAGGTCTGGTTCACATActgcttccaccgcaaagtAGAATCCAACGTAAAACAAAGATATTTGACCTTGCTAGTTAAGTATCTCGATCTCTCTACTCCCAAGTGTGAGATTCCTGAGGCCGGGTAGGGACCTGCACCTCGTAAACGGGACGACGGTCGTCTTTGAGGGGTTGATATTCAATtcaactcccctgcaccacTCCTTTGCCAAGTTTAGATCTCGTTGCACCAGGTCACAGAAAGTGTCCTCAAATTTACCTTTAGCTATGATCACGATGTCGTCCCCATACCCGTCGAAGTCCCTGGCCTGCACCGCCACCAAATCCTACGTCAGGAATTCTGAAATACAGAAGAAATCAATGTTATTCCTGACAACTATACAAGTCCTAGGTCTCTCGCTAGaaagatcccagattaccttgtttGTCTCCGTCTTGAGGCCTTTGATCTCTCCTCTGTGGACCCAAGGCTCTTGGATCAGCAGTATGCCCAGTTTCTCCGCTGTGAACCCGCTTGTTATGGCAGCTGAGGCTGCCGCCGCGTGATGCAGGTTCACTTGGGCAATTTCCATATTGACGGACATTATAGTATGAGCTCGAGGAAGGGCAGATCCTCTTCCCCGCCGTCAATCGTACTGCCATATATTGGGTCTCCTAACCCGTCGAGCAGCTCCTGCGTGCAGGGTAGCTCTGTTGTCTGACCGCAGTGGCCGACTTCGGGGACGTCGGTGGTCGCTGCTGGCACTGCCTGCCCATAACCTGTAGTACAGGCGAAAGCTCGCTGCCCGGACGTACTTGTACGACTCGTCGTCTATGTATAAGTACAATCTCCATCTTTTCATATCTCTGATTTCACTCCATTTTGCTGCTGACGACGCGCCATGACGAGATGCTGAGTCCCCGGTTCTGGTTTGTCCCCGCACCGAGGGAGGAGCATTGTCATGCTGTGCATGATTGGCAAATCTTCCGCCCTCTTCGCGCAAAGGACAGGGCCCTTCCAGCCTCCCAGCTTTGGAGCGTACTCCCTCAGCCAGTCGGTGGACGCCTCATCCATTCAGAACTCCTGCAGCATATCTCCTTTGAACTCCACTCTCAGGAAGGACGCCGCGTAGTCCTCCCCTCTGAACACCTCCTCCATGAGGAGGTCCTGGAGCACGGTGAGCTCCTCCGGTTTCAACGACTCCGACGGGTAGTTAAGAGGCAGTACAGCCATGCATATGCCTTTAACAGCGTCCGCATATCTGCGCCGCCCCGCTGGGGAGCCGGTCCAGATTTTTGGCCTACGGCTGCCTTTGGATTGATGCCCCCCAACCTTTTGGAACTGGGAGGCTCCTGCGGGCGTGATCTGGCCGCTCTTACGCTTTGCGGCTTGGGCATACGTGTCCGCGGGCAGTGCCCTGCTATCGCTCCGCCTTGCGGTCAGGGTTGGCCAGCTTCTGGGAGGGGGCGCTGCCCACCTCTTCTGCGCCCCTCCTTCAGTGCTTATCAGCACCAACCACGCACAATTGGGGGCGCCGAGTATGCCTTGCTCCTAAGCCCCTGCACCGcggcaaggtgcctaccattcgcacAGGTAGTATGTAATTGGAACTGGGGGGCTCCTGCGGCGTGATCTGGCCGCTCTTACGCTTTACGGCTTGGGCATACGTGTCCGCGGGCAGTGCCCTGCTATCGCTCCGCCTTGCGGTCAGGGTTGACCAGCTTCTGGGAGGGGGCGTTGCCCACCTCTTCAGCGCCTCCTCCTTCAGTGCTTATCAGCACCAACCACGCACAATTGGGGGCGCCGAGTATGCCTTGCCCctaagcccctgcaccacggcgaggtgcctaccattcgcagaggtAGTATGTAATGTAATtattaatagataaaattgggtcaatactaccccaactgccatatatgtattacaaatactaattttctttctttttcaaaccttaatatataaatataaaattgctgGCTATCCGATCCTCTGGCTGACGTTTTACCTCTTAATGTATTTCCCTGCCTTCTTGCAATCTCTTtctaatatgtaaaaataagtaTGACTTTTAGGTTCAGTTCTAAAAAGTTGACCAAATATCGCTATATTTGtatggtataatacatacaaaaaatattgtaaagtatatttttttgtaatgataAATTGCGcgcataatttattaatatattctttttggtttttcagATTTGATGATTTTCCATATGCAAAATGCCGACTCCAGAATCTCTGAACCCTTAATACATTCCGTAGACCAAGAACCCTCAATATGTGATCCAGATGAAAATTATAACAGTTGTAGGTATaaaattatacttgtatgtattgaATCATATCTTTCTTAGTATTATCATTTGTGAAAGACATGCCAAGGCCGCAAAGTCGAAGAACTGACAACTGTACAACAGATACGCAATTTGTGCAGACGACACCTTAGCCTACATTAGCCCGGGGACATCGTCTCTAGTTGTCTAAGTTTGTCATTTGGGGGAAAAAGTAGTTTGATGAACTTTTTGTGTGGTATACTCTCAGAAACAACTTTGTATGGCGAAGTCCAGGCGTTTGCTGATAATAGCGATTTATACACTTCAGTACCGAGATTCTCTGAAGTGGTGCTTGACTGTCACTGTTTTTCTTCAATATAATCTCTGCACCCTGCTGATTGTGTAGACCAGATCAGCACCAATTCCATCTACCATTTTTTAGCCGTCCgttttaaatataaagtgcAGCTACAAAAATTAGATatatattatcaaaattttgttaGAATCACTTGGAATCTACCAATAGGAATGACGTGATTCCCTCGTGGCGGCCATGTTCAGTAAAGTAAGACTTACTATTTCATCATTTTACGTTTCACTTTGGTACCAGACTtggaaattgttcaaaattGTTATTCAAATTCACGTTTTCCGGTGGCTACTGTAAGAGTTCTTCGCTCAAAACACGATTTTCTCAGGTGAAGCCTATTTCTGGCTTTATGGATTCgtcaacaaataaaattgtggCTATTGGAGTGAGTCAAGTTCCTGTCTGGTTCAGGAAACGCAAATGCATCTTCAGAATTTGACCGTTTGGCGCGGATTAAGGTATGATGGCATCAGCTCGTCTTATTTTTTAGCGACGTTATAACTTGACCTGACCTTTTCCCGGAATTTTATGAAATCTCTATTTCCAACAAGACGGTGGACagtagggtgattcaaaaacaacaatttttttttcgtttggtactcggaaaaataggtgcctagacacctctaagaaagcctatCCAAATATGAGTTcctaattgtaacgggaaggtcctcctatatacatacatacagttttctattttttcttattatcagatagaaaaagttatatctcgcttccaactacttgaaaaaagatgttgttccttagattttgtaggaaattgaatgctctacaaaatggtctcctatgattttttcgtaaacccaaccgtttaaaagatattaacagttaaagtttgattatttttggaaacattttttatttctaatgaattttataactcaatgaaaaaaatcattaaaaagtcatatgaacctatttttccgagtaccaaacgaaaaaaaaaaaaaaattttgaatcaccctagtgGACAGCCtcatattttacatttaaacaTGGACACATTGCCTGTAAAGTTTAGCTTTTCGTTGATTTCAAGAAAGGGATCATGCGATTTAATTATCACCTCTAGAAAAAGACAAAACCCTTTTTGACTAAGTTTAAgtgctttatttcattttaatatcacGTCGTTCTTGTTGGTAGGatctttattttcattgaaaaataaaaatattatgtgcGTTATTATATCGATAGAACATCGGGATCGAAGTAGCGAATAATGtaattagtagaaaaaaataagaattagtTTAATCTAAGGTCATACTGATGTTGTTTAATTCTCGCTTAACATTTCTActtaactttgaaaaaaattttgggacAGATCGTATATAATTTAGAAAGGCATGGCCGTCTTATTCAGGGTTGTTGTGGAATtagaattgcttagctgtcagaattgcaaaccaattctgattttcaatggtgtcacagaatctgtttggattttcgttttttcgaacatacgcaaaaccaatattcgaatcagctgtttactaatgtgatGAAACTTGCAAAttaatacatttggaagcaatcctattaaagtttttaattagttCCGATTTAAAGgaagattttaagagataacatttatcgaatgaataaagacgcatttgggtgttaaattacgttttgtaaatctaatatctttaaatatccggattttttccaaaaactcaataattaagacatttcgtgTTTAATACTTATGTTTTCCCAAATAGAGataaataaattcttaataataaaataacttacaATTCAAATCTGTGAGCGACTATCTTCTTGTTTTGTTTCtgatcaaaccaataatatctgaattcatgacacctacttCTTTTTTGAtaggtttcaattctgattccacAACACCACACACACCACAATTTCTGACATAGCAGAGTATTCAAATAGGAATTTCATTATAGTATGTTGAATTCTTAAATTAAGATGGTGCACGGATCAGGCGCAGGGATAACTAGTGAAATATTccaatttatagtttttaataaatgtatttttcgtttcatgaaatttatttaatcagataatttttttcacatagcTTCCACTATAAATTGTGCAATTACAACTGACAACCCTGAAGATGTGAATGTTGTGACAGCGAATGCGCAAATTAAAATGGTTTTCGAACAAGTGAATAACCTATATTTTTGCTTATTGTGCGAGGAACAAAAGACAATGGCACCAGAAGCATTTGCAGAGCATATGCTCAAAAACCATGgtttaagtttttattcttGTGAGATTTGTTCTGCTGGTTTTCTTTCTATTGAAAGCATAAAAGAGCATATAGAAAGTATGCATTCAAATTTATCTAGCACTAAACAAGTTGAAAATTCAGAATATCAATGTGAAGAATGTCAAGAAGTTTTTAGTGATAATCAATTGTTGCGTGTACACAAACGAACGCACAGTAACGTTTCCTTACAATACGAATGCTCAGAATGTCAGAAGAGATACAGTTGCCGAAGAATGTTGCTTGATCACATGAATATGCATACCGGCAGTCGTCCATACAAATGCACGAAATGCTCCAAGGACTTCGCATCAAAATATACATTGCAAGGGCATATGAAAATTCATAGTGAACGCGTACGCCCATATAAATGTGATAAATGTAACAAAGCATTTCTTAACCAACAAACCTTCACTCATCATAAGAAGCTTCACATGGGAGAAAAGTCATTTATATGTGATATTTGTTCAAAGACCTTTAGCACCCAACACAATTTAGACGTTCATAAGATTGTGCATACCGGTCAGCGACCATTCATATGTCGAACTTGTGGAAAATCTTTCGCACGTCGTGCTGAAATTAAAGATCATGAACGTATACATACGGGAGAGAAACCTTATAAATGTGATATGTGCGATGCTGCATTCGCTCAGCGTTCCAACTTGATGACGCACCGAAAGTCCACACATTTAAATGAGAAATTACACCGGTGCGATCAGTGCGACCGTTCGTTTAAAAGACGCCGTTTGTTGCAATATCATATCAATGCAGTACACACAGGTGTGCGTCCTCACGAATGCGAAATATGCGGTTCTTCATTTGTTTATCCTGAACATAAGAAAAAGCATATGCTTATACACGGCAATACTAAACCATATACTTGTGAAATATGCGGTAAAGAATTTAACAGTTGCGCCAATCGCAATGCTCATCGTTACGTACATAGTACAAAAAAGCCATACGAATGTCTGAAATGTGGTGCCGGCTTTATGCGCAAACCATTATTATTGGCACATATGAAACTTGCTCAACATACGAACGACACCATTATTATTAACCAACCACATATTAGTGACAAAAGGCCGCTAAATTCAAAAAGAGAAATTAGCCTTGTTGACTTGTGTAATGAAACTAACGACGTTCCCGCGAACTCAAATTCACAAGATTCAAATTCAAGTGATGACAAAGCACTGCAATTAATTGCTCAGCACACAGAAGATGTTGCCGAAGTAGATAGTGTACAGTACCTGCAATTTGATGATTTAGATAAAGATGGTCATCAAATAATAACTTGGGTAGATATTGGGCGGGATAAAGATcataattaatttatgtatatactttttaatattaataaaactacTATGACTTAAAATTGATAAGTATTTATA includes:
- the LOC105232865 gene encoding zinc finger protein 300 isoform X1, encoding MVLTSERKYFSSESHIDEGNTLVQNDFMLTNDKCFLCDRDFVEGEDTFLIFEMRLREDGGIDNPLSLVLATALGRELNEINSHSNLLCLSCNTNILEFEKLLHNFCELRIKIIKAYNRTVQIYNIDPILIDGENEISRIEKPELSELIENIMIDELHSKTLDGNSTECQNESLGSFGDDTAEAIETNVLVNTELTLDDSVVDLIEELTDSEEMITESKLLNIETQYEAQSESSQFNNYSGIIANLTENPQQDLMIFHMQNADSRISEPLIHSVDQEPSICDPDENYNSYNFFHIASTINCAITTDNPEDVNVVTANAQIKMVFEQVNNLYFCLLCEEQKTMAPEAFAEHMLKNHGLSFYSCEICSAGFLSIESIKEHIESMHSNLSSTKQVENSEYQCEECQEVFSDNQLLRVHKRTHSNVSLQYECSECQKRYSCRRMLLDHMNMHTGSRPYKCTKCSKDFASKYTLQGHMKIHSERVRPYKCDKCNKAFLNQQTFTHHKKLHMGEKSFICDICSKTFSTQHNLDVHKIVHTGQRPFICRTCGKSFARRAEIKDHERIHTGEKPYKCDMCDAAFAQRSNLMTHRKSTHLNEKLHRCDQCDRSFKRRRLLQYHINAVHTGVRPHECEICGSSFVYPEHKKKHMLIHGNTKPYTCEICGKEFNSCANRNAHRYVHSTKKPYECLKCGAGFMRKPLLLAHMKLAQHTNDTIIINQPHISDKRPLNSKREISLVDLCNETNDVPANSNSQDSNSSDDKALQLIAQHTEDVAEVDSVQYLQFDDLDKDGHQIITWVDIGRDKDHN
- the LOC105232865 gene encoding zinc finger protein ZFP2 isoform X2 — its product is MVLTSERKYFSSESHIDEGNTLVQNDFMLTNDKCFLCDRDFVEGEDTFLIFEMRLREDGGIDNPLSLVLATALGRELNEINSHSNLLCLSCNTNILEFEKLLHNFCELRIKIIKAYNRTVQIYNIDPILIDGENEISRIEKPELSELIENIMIDELHSKTLDGNSTECQNESLGSFGDDTAEAIETNVLVNTELTLDDSVVDLIEELTDSEEMITESKLLNIETQYEAQSESSQFNNYSGIIANLTENPQQDLMIFHMQNADSRISEPLIHSVDQEPSICDPDENYNSSSTINCAITTDNPEDVNVVTANAQIKMVFEQVNNLYFCLLCEEQKTMAPEAFAEHMLKNHGLSFYSCEICSAGFLSIESIKEHIESMHSNLSSTKQVENSEYQCEECQEVFSDNQLLRVHKRTHSNVSLQYECSECQKRYSCRRMLLDHMNMHTGSRPYKCTKCSKDFASKYTLQGHMKIHSERVRPYKCDKCNKAFLNQQTFTHHKKLHMGEKSFICDICSKTFSTQHNLDVHKIVHTGQRPFICRTCGKSFARRAEIKDHERIHTGEKPYKCDMCDAAFAQRSNLMTHRKSTHLNEKLHRCDQCDRSFKRRRLLQYHINAVHTGVRPHECEICGSSFVYPEHKKKHMLIHGNTKPYTCEICGKEFNSCANRNAHRYVHSTKKPYECLKCGAGFMRKPLLLAHMKLAQHTNDTIIINQPHISDKRPLNSKREISLVDLCNETNDVPANSNSQDSNSSDDKALQLIAQHTEDVAEVDSVQYLQFDDLDKDGHQIITWVDIGRDKDHN
- the LOC105232865 gene encoding zinc finger protein 578 isoform X3, whose protein sequence is MLTNDKCFLCDRDFVEGEDTFLIFEMRLREDGGIDNPLSLVLATALGRELNEINSHSNLLCLSCNTNILEFEKLLHNFCELRIKIIKAYNRTVQIYNIDPILIDGENEISRIEKPELSELIENIMIDELHSKTLDGNSTECQNESLGSFGDDTAEAIETNVLVNTELTLDDSVVDLIEELTDSEEMITESKLLNIETQYEAQSESSQFNNYSGIIANLTENPQQDLMIFHMQNADSRISEPLIHSVDQEPSICDPDENYNSYNFFHIASTINCAITTDNPEDVNVVTANAQIKMVFEQVNNLYFCLLCEEQKTMAPEAFAEHMLKNHGLSFYSCEICSAGFLSIESIKEHIESMHSNLSSTKQVENSEYQCEECQEVFSDNQLLRVHKRTHSNVSLQYECSECQKRYSCRRMLLDHMNMHTGSRPYKCTKCSKDFASKYTLQGHMKIHSERVRPYKCDKCNKAFLNQQTFTHHKKLHMGEKSFICDICSKTFSTQHNLDVHKIVHTGQRPFICRTCGKSFARRAEIKDHERIHTGEKPYKCDMCDAAFAQRSNLMTHRKSTHLNEKLHRCDQCDRSFKRRRLLQYHINAVHTGVRPHECEICGSSFVYPEHKKKHMLIHGNTKPYTCEICGKEFNSCANRNAHRYVHSTKKPYECLKCGAGFMRKPLLLAHMKLAQHTNDTIIINQPHISDKRPLNSKREISLVDLCNETNDVPANSNSQDSNSSDDKALQLIAQHTEDVAEVDSVQYLQFDDLDKDGHQIITWVDIGRDKDHN